A genome region from Salvia splendens isolate huo1 chromosome 19, SspV2, whole genome shotgun sequence includes the following:
- the LOC121780457 gene encoding ATP-dependent Clp protease ATP-binding subunit CLPT1, chloroplastic-like, producing MATQGLSVFSITPISSAAAQSRTKSLEHSLNFNPQSTFLGAKLSTQLSNSSLVASKRCSYAVATISFSLPSIKTDGLKNDERAKWSARAIKSFAMGELEARKLKYPNTGTEALLMGILVEGTSLAAKFLRDNGITLFKVRDEIVKLIGKSDMYFFSPEHPPLTEPAQKALDWAIEEKLKSGESGEITAAHILLGIWAQREAAGHKILAGFGFDDAKAAELAKNMDKDTIYK from the exons ATGGCCACTCAAGGACTGTCAGTGTTCTCAATTACGCCCATTTCTTCAGCTGCAGCTCAATCCCGCACAAAATCCTTGGAACATTCGTTGAATTTCAACCCACAGAGTACTTTTTTGGGCGCCAAGCTCTCGACCCAGCTCTCAAATTCAAGTCTTGTTGCTTCGAAACGATGTAGTTACGCTGTCGCCACCATCTCCTTCAGCCTGCCCAGCAT AAAGACAGATGGGCTTAAAAATGATGAGAGGGCCAA ATGGTCTGCTAGGGCGATTAAATCGTTCGCTATGGGCGAATTGGAGGCACGGAAGCTCAAGTATCCGAACACCGGGACAGAGGCTCTACTCATGGGCATTTTGGTTGAAG GAACCAGTTTGGCAGCAAAGTTTTTGAGGGACAATGGCATTACACTCTTTAAGGTGCGGGATGAGATTGTAAAGTTGATAGGGAAGTCAGACATGTACTTTTTCAGTCCTGAGCATCCTCCGTTAACTGAACCAGCCCAGAAGGCTCTTGATTGGGCAATCGAGGAGAAGCTGAAGTCAG GTGAAAGCGGTGAAATAACAGCAGCACATATACTTCTCGGAATTTGGGCACAAAGAGAGGCTGCAGGTCATAAGATACTGGCTGGATTTGGTTTTGATGACGCGAAGGCTGCAGAACTAGCTAAAAAT ATGGATAAGGATACAATTTACAAGTGA